From Mycolicibacterium cosmeticum, a single genomic window includes:
- a CDS encoding DUF7159 family protein — protein MDIVLGVSLTPTTVRMVLVEGDKADGATVDHDVFGVSPSNDSATPSAADQVVQAVLGTQESAEAGGHHLAHIGVTWTDHTEAAALRDALAAHGITDVMLVSELHAASALAQAAGAAVGYQSTALLFLDRDTATLSVVNGDDGSVVKVLSRSLHSTDAMAVLAEMAAAVAGQSTAPQGMFIVGSGVDVSSVKDHLEHLVDIPVSAPEESELALARGAALAAANAPTFEASTVGLAYSQDPDGPTAGSAYAAMAAADTQLAMSSAEAPLFADDVDAAFAETPAPVEEGRKPFFLVGSALMSIFVVGVVALAVSLAVSIRPTADQRPSPAQNAVAPSAPPAAPAPVPEAAPVQPAAPPPPAAETIKAPIPVVQEAPAPRKVYVEQAPAPAAPAPEPAAPPPAPAPEAPAPAPPVVAPPVVVPPPVIVWPRPQVPVWRPPWDPGPKQQDPDDDYPGQYPGGYPGQYPGGSNGGYPGQYPGGSNGGYPGQYPGGSNGGYPGQYPGGSNGGYPGSGNPGGGGPGGGRGDHGDGPKKSGPCFLIFCAPR, from the coding sequence GTGGACATCGTATTAGGTGTGTCTTTGACACCTACGACGGTGCGGATGGTGCTGGTTGAGGGCGACAAAGCCGACGGGGCCACCGTCGACCACGACGTCTTCGGTGTCTCGCCATCGAACGACTCAGCAACACCCAGCGCGGCCGATCAAGTGGTCCAGGCGGTGCTCGGCACGCAGGAGAGTGCGGAAGCCGGCGGTCACCATCTGGCCCACATCGGCGTGACATGGACCGACCACACCGAAGCCGCGGCGCTGCGCGACGCCCTGGCCGCCCACGGCATCACCGACGTCATGCTGGTCTCGGAACTGCACGCCGCCAGCGCCCTGGCCCAGGCGGCCGGCGCCGCCGTGGGCTACCAGTCCACCGCGCTGCTGTTCCTCGACCGCGACACCGCCACCTTGTCGGTCGTCAACGGTGACGACGGGTCCGTCGTCAAGGTCCTCAGCCGCAGCCTGCACAGCACCGACGCCATGGCCGTGCTGGCCGAGATGGCCGCCGCGGTCGCCGGTCAGTCGACCGCGCCGCAGGGCATGTTCATCGTCGGTTCCGGCGTCGACGTGTCCTCGGTCAAGGACCACCTGGAACACCTGGTCGACATCCCGGTCAGCGCCCCGGAGGAATCCGAGCTGGCGCTGGCCCGCGGCGCCGCCCTGGCCGCCGCCAACGCGCCCACCTTCGAGGCGTCCACCGTCGGCCTGGCCTACTCGCAGGACCCCGACGGTCCCACCGCCGGATCGGCGTACGCGGCCATGGCCGCCGCCGACACCCAGCTGGCGATGTCGTCCGCCGAAGCGCCGCTGTTCGCCGACGACGTCGACGCCGCGTTCGCCGAAACGCCGGCACCGGTCGAGGAAGGCCGCAAACCCTTCTTCCTGGTGGGCAGCGCCCTGATGTCCATCTTCGTGGTCGGTGTTGTGGCCCTTGCCGTTTCGCTGGCGGTCAGCATCCGGCCCACCGCCGATCAGCGTCCGTCGCCGGCGCAGAACGCGGTCGCTCCGAGCGCGCCGCCCGCCGCGCCCGCGCCGGTGCCCGAAGCGGCCCCCGTGCAGCCGGCCGCGCCGCCACCGCCGGCCGCCGAGACCATCAAGGCGCCCATCCCGGTGGTGCAAGAAGCCCCGGCACCGCGCAAGGTGTACGTCGAGCAGGCCCCCGCGCCCGCGGCGCCGGCACCCGAACCGGCCGCGCCGCCGCCGGCCCCCGCGCCCGAGGCGCCGGCGCCAGCTCCTCCGGTGGTCGCGCCGCCGGTCGTGGTGCCGCCGCCGGTGATCGTCTGGCCGCGCCCGCAGGTGCCGGTGTGGCGGCCGCCGTGGGATCCGGGCCCCAAACAGCAGGATCCCGACGACGACTACCCGGGCCAGTACCCCGGCGGCTATCCCGGCCAATACCCGGGTGGCTCCAACGGTGGCTATCCGGGCCAGTACCCGGGTGGCTCCAACGGTGGCTATCCGGGCCAGTACCCGGGCGGTTCGAACGGTGGCTACCCCGGTCAGTACCCCGGCGGTTCCAATGGCGGCTACCCGGGCTCGGGTAACCCGGGCGGCGGCGGTCCCGGTGGCGGCCGTGGTGATCACGGCGACGGGCCGAAGAAGAGTGGCCCCTGCTTCCTGATCTTCTGCGCCCCGCGCTGA
- a CDS encoding cytochrome P450 codes for MRQRIRWLALHGVIRGISAVAARRGDPQARLIADPQARTDPGAFADEMRTLGRVVRGRAVLLTFDHAIAAEVLRSEDWRVSALGVNLPKPLRWIVERTSDDLLHPIQPPSLLSIEPPEHTRMRKLVSSVFTTRAVARLRERVQERADQLLDELGGDTVDIVDRYCSQLPVAVIGDILGVPEADRPNILRFGELAAPSLDIGLSWAQSQQVEEGIAGFDNWLGGHLRELRRNPGDDLLSQIIAAADSGAAGAPLTERELKALAGLVLAAGFETTVNLLGNGIRMLLDHPEHLDTLAARPELWPNTVEEILRLDSPVQMSARIAGRDLDLAGTPVQRGELIIVHLAGANRDPAVFADPHRFDIERDNAGRHLSFSAGRHFCLGAALARAEGEVGLQTFFARYPNARLAGTGARRDTRVLRGWATLPIALGEARPALRS; via the coding sequence ATGCGGCAACGGATACGTTGGCTGGCTCTGCACGGGGTGATACGCGGGATCTCCGCGGTGGCCGCGCGGCGGGGCGACCCGCAGGCGCGGCTGATCGCCGACCCGCAGGCCCGCACCGATCCGGGCGCCTTCGCCGACGAGATGCGGACCCTGGGCCGGGTGGTCCGCGGCCGGGCCGTGCTGCTCACCTTCGACCACGCCATCGCCGCCGAAGTGCTGCGCTCCGAGGACTGGCGGGTCAGCGCGCTGGGCGTCAACCTGCCCAAGCCGCTGCGCTGGATCGTCGAACGCACCTCCGACGACCTGCTGCACCCCATCCAGCCGCCGTCGCTGCTGTCCATCGAGCCGCCCGAACACACCCGGATGCGCAAGCTGGTGTCGTCGGTGTTCACCACCCGGGCCGTGGCGCGGCTGCGCGAACGCGTCCAGGAGCGCGCCGACCAGTTGCTCGACGAACTCGGCGGCGACACCGTCGACATCGTCGACCGCTACTGCTCCCAACTGCCCGTCGCGGTGATCGGCGATATCCTCGGCGTCCCCGAAGCGGACCGGCCCAACATCCTGCGCTTCGGCGAACTGGCCGCGCCCAGCCTCGACATCGGCCTGTCCTGGGCGCAGTCCCAGCAGGTCGAGGAGGGCATCGCCGGTTTCGACAACTGGCTGGGTGGGCACCTGCGCGAGCTGCGCCGCAATCCCGGCGACGACCTGCTGAGCCAGATCATCGCCGCCGCCGACAGCGGTGCGGCCGGCGCCCCGCTGACCGAGCGTGAGCTCAAGGCACTGGCCGGGCTGGTGCTGGCCGCCGGTTTCGAGACGACGGTCAACCTGCTGGGCAACGGCATCCGCATGCTGTTGGACCACCCCGAACACCTGGACACCCTGGCGGCCCGGCCGGAGCTGTGGCCCAACACGGTCGAAGAGATCCTGCGACTGGATTCGCCGGTGCAGATGAGCGCCCGCATCGCCGGGCGCGACCTGGACCTGGCCGGCACGCCGGTGCAGCGCGGCGAGCTGATCATCGTCCATCTCGCCGGGGCCAACCGCGACCCCGCGGTGTTCGCCGACCCGCACCGCTTCGACATCGAACGCGACAACGCCGGCCGGCACCTGTCCTTCTCGGCCGGCCGGCATTTCTGCCTGGGTGCCGCGCTCGCCCGCGCCGAGGGCGAGGTGGGTCTGCAGACTTTCTTCGCGCGGTATCCCAACGCCCGGCTGGCCGGTACCGGAGCTCGGCGGGACACCCGGGTGCTGCGCGGGTGGGCGACCCTGCCGATCGCCCTCGGGGAAGCCCGTCCCGCGCTACGGTCGTAG
- a CDS encoding maleylpyruvate isomerase family mycothiol-dependent enzyme translates to MDFRAALLEQTKLFGDVIRQSDPSTPVPTCPDWTLKQLFRHVGRGNRWSAKIISDRRSEPLDPRDVPDGKPPDDPDAAIAWLHAGAQLILDAVEQVGSQRVWTFLGPRPAGWWIRRRLHELTVHRADADLATGADFTLSAELAADGVSEWIELSTARGQGLTPGQRLHLHATDDALGPTGEWLIVNDEDGLAWSHAHAKGDAAVRGSARDLLLAITRRRADGVEVLGDSAVWDGWLASTPF, encoded by the coding sequence GTGGACTTCCGGGCCGCCCTGCTCGAGCAGACCAAACTCTTCGGCGACGTGATCCGTCAGTCGGATCCGTCGACGCCCGTCCCGACATGCCCGGACTGGACACTGAAACAGTTGTTCCGCCACGTCGGCCGCGGAAACCGTTGGAGCGCAAAGATCATCAGCGACCGCCGGTCCGAGCCGCTGGACCCGCGCGACGTGCCGGACGGCAAACCACCCGACGACCCGGACGCCGCCATCGCGTGGCTGCACGCCGGAGCCCAGCTGATCCTCGACGCCGTGGAGCAGGTGGGGTCGCAACGGGTGTGGACGTTCCTGGGTCCGCGGCCGGCGGGCTGGTGGATCCGCCGCCGCCTGCACGAGCTGACCGTGCACCGCGCCGACGCCGACCTGGCGACCGGAGCGGATTTCACCCTGTCGGCCGAGTTGGCCGCCGACGGGGTGAGCGAGTGGATCGAGCTCAGCACCGCCCGCGGCCAGGGCCTGACACCCGGGCAGCGGCTGCACCTGCACGCCACCGACGACGCCCTGGGGCCGACGGGGGAGTGGCTGATCGTCAACGACGAAGACGGCCTGGCGTGGTCGCACGCGCACGCCAAAGGTGATGCGGCGGTGCGTGGCTCCGCCAGGGACCTGCTGCTGGCCATCACCCGGCGCCGCGCCGACGGTGTCGAGGTGCTCGGCGACTCCGCCGTGTGGGATGGCTGGCTGGCCAGCACGCCGTTCTAG
- a CDS encoding nuclear transport factor 2 family protein encodes MSTSEIATVLAWHDALNARDFATLDRLCSDDIEFGDAGGAAQGRAALRDWAQGLGDTVTVGRLYVHDGVVVAEQTVTGDDGADADTFGSAFRVVHDHVTSVFRHASLEAALAATELSESDLV; translated from the coding sequence GTGAGTACCTCCGAGATCGCCACCGTCCTCGCCTGGCATGACGCCCTGAACGCCAGGGACTTCGCCACCTTGGACCGGTTGTGCAGCGACGACATCGAATTCGGGGACGCCGGCGGCGCCGCGCAGGGCCGTGCCGCGTTGCGGGATTGGGCCCAGGGCCTGGGCGACACGGTGACCGTGGGCCGGCTGTACGTGCACGACGGTGTGGTGGTGGCCGAGCAGACCGTCACCGGTGACGACGGTGCCGACGCGGACACCTTCGGGTCGGCGTTCCGAGTGGTGCACGATCACGTCACGTCGGTGTTCCGGCACGCCAGCCTGGAGGCGGCGCTGGCGGCCACCGAGCTCTCCGAGTCGGATCTGGTCTAG